The Nitrospiraceae bacterium genome includes a window with the following:
- the der gene encoding ribosome biogenesis GTPase Der, with amino-acid sequence MGRPETDSQQDLMAELPPTESVRLPVVAIIGRPNVGKSTLFNRILGSRTAIVDDVPGVTRDRNYADGQYRNRRFRLVDTGGLDPTAHEGMLALIRQQSQLAIAEADILILVLDGRSGLTPPDQEVFETLRGSKKPVFIVVNKIDTPKAEPLVADFYRLGYEQLFPLSAEHGIGVAELLDALFPLLPPEEQTESQPTDIPRVAIVGRPNVGKSTLVNSVLGEARVVVSDVPGTTRDPVDSIATFRDKQYIFTDTAGIRRRGKVERGIEGYSVARSLRAIGRSDVAVLVLDAVEGVTEQDTKIAGLILRQGRACVLIVNKWDLKSDDVEAREAYKEDLARRFPFLAWSPVLFISALQPDFLRGLFTLIDQVFLSFSKRVATGHLNQFFQGLLESHPLPVKKGKPTKASKSAFLTQVATRPPVFVLFVGHPGDITPAYLKYLENQIRKEYRFSGTPIRLMVRKK; translated from the coding sequence ATGGGCAGGCCAGAGACCGATTCACAACAGGACCTCATGGCGGAGCTTCCGCCGACGGAAAGCGTCCGGCTGCCCGTCGTCGCCATTATCGGCCGACCTAACGTCGGCAAATCTACCCTGTTCAATCGCATCCTCGGAAGCCGCACCGCGATCGTCGATGACGTGCCCGGCGTGACCCGGGACCGCAACTATGCCGACGGCCAATACCGGAATCGGCGTTTCCGGCTGGTCGATACGGGGGGCCTCGACCCGACGGCCCACGAAGGCATGCTGGCCCTCATTCGACAGCAATCCCAGCTTGCGATTGCCGAAGCCGACATTCTGATCCTCGTGCTCGACGGCCGATCCGGACTCACGCCCCCCGACCAGGAAGTGTTTGAAACGCTCCGCGGGAGCAAGAAACCCGTCTTCATCGTCGTCAACAAAATCGACACCCCGAAGGCGGAACCGTTGGTCGCCGATTTCTACCGTCTCGGCTATGAACAGCTGTTCCCCCTCTCCGCCGAACACGGCATCGGAGTCGCGGAGCTCTTGGACGCGTTGTTCCCGCTGCTTCCTCCGGAAGAGCAAACCGAATCGCAGCCGACCGATATCCCGCGTGTAGCCATTGTCGGGCGCCCGAATGTCGGCAAGTCCACGCTGGTCAACTCCGTGCTGGGTGAAGCCCGCGTGGTGGTCAGCGACGTGCCCGGGACGACTCGCGACCCCGTGGACTCCATCGCGACCTTCCGTGACAAGCAATACATCTTCACCGATACGGCCGGCATCCGTCGGCGCGGGAAGGTGGAGCGGGGCATCGAAGGCTACAGCGTCGCGCGGTCGCTGCGCGCAATCGGACGATCCGACGTCGCCGTCCTCGTGCTCGACGCCGTCGAGGGCGTCACCGAACAGGATACCAAGATCGCAGGATTGATCCTGCGGCAGGGACGCGCCTGCGTCCTGATCGTGAACAAATGGGACTTGAAGAGCGACGATGTGGAAGCTCGGGAAGCCTATAAAGAGGACTTGGCCAGACGGTTCCCCTTCCTCGCCTGGTCGCCCGTGCTGTTCATCTCGGCGCTGCAGCCGGATTTCCTTCGCGGTCTCTTCACGTTGATCGACCAAGTGTTCTTATCATTCAGCAAGCGGGTGGCAACGGGCCACTTGAATCAATTTTTCCAAGGCCTGCTCGAATCGCACCCACTGCCGGTCAAGAAGGGCAAGCCGACCAAAGCCAGCAAGTCCGCGTTCCTGACTCAAGTTGCCACAAGACCACCGGTGTTCGTCTTGTTCGTGGGACATCCAGGCGATATCACGCCCGCGTACTTGAAGTACCTCGAAAATCAAATTCGGAAGGAATACCGGTTTTCCGGTACGCCGATTCGCCTCATGGTCCGCAAGAAGTGA
- a CDS encoding haloacid dehalogenase-like hydrolase has protein sequence MTNHRSEPPAPALDWEEIDDVLLDMDGTLLDRHFDNFFFEEELPRRYAALHGLAVDVARDRLMGLYRSVEGELAWTDLHYWTERVGLDVVAMHRELDHMIGFLPDAPEFLSQLRGLGKRVTILTNAHRAGVEVKAAKTGLDQQVDRIVDAFEVGYLKMRQEYWPACQRLVGFDPRRSLFVDDDERCLAAAQRFGLGRIFHRSKSSSQLPPEPSDRFHSIESLLVLSDGRRPS, from the coding sequence ATGACCAACCATCGTTCCGAGCCCCCCGCTCCCGCACTCGACTGGGAAGAGATCGACGATGTGCTCCTGGACATGGACGGCACCTTGCTCGATCGGCACTTCGATAACTTCTTTTTCGAGGAGGAACTGCCGCGCCGCTATGCCGCACTCCATGGCCTGGCGGTGGATGTCGCTCGGGACCGGCTGATGGGGTTGTACCGCTCCGTGGAAGGAGAACTAGCCTGGACCGATCTCCATTATTGGACTGAGCGGGTCGGCCTCGACGTGGTGGCGATGCATCGTGAGCTCGATCACATGATCGGCTTCCTTCCCGATGCGCCGGAGTTCCTCTCCCAGCTTCGAGGGCTGGGCAAGCGGGTCACGATTCTGACGAACGCCCATCGCGCCGGGGTCGAGGTCAAGGCGGCGAAGACCGGCTTGGATCAGCAGGTCGATCGCATCGTGGACGCCTTCGAAGTCGGGTATCTCAAGATGAGGCAGGAATACTGGCCGGCTTGCCAACGACTGGTGGGGTTCGATCCGCGCCGCTCGCTCTTTGTCGACGATGATGAACGGTGCCTCGCCGCGGCCCAACGGTTCGGCCTGGGCCGGATCTTTCATCGCTCCAAGTCCAGTTCGCAGCTTCCGCCGGAACCGTCCGACCGGTTCCATTCGATCGAGAGCCTCCTCGTGCTGTCCGACGGTCGTCGCCCCTCTTGA
- a CDS encoding PilZ domain-containing protein, producing MAGQAHPLSVSTADQRSQSSGTHFHVRSFRRFSIQCAVYYASETVRGSGTVWNMSMDGWRVDGTEPVVPGTVMTLSVILPGKSSTVFVEQATVRWSRGREFGIQVSSIREDEQARLADFVRALV from the coding sequence ATGGCCGGCCAGGCTCATCCGCTGTCCGTCTCGACGGCCGACCAGAGATCCCAGTCTTCCGGTACCCACTTTCACGTCCGCTCCTTCCGCCGGTTTTCGATACAGTGTGCCGTGTACTACGCATCCGAGACCGTCCGAGGAAGCGGCACGGTTTGGAATATGTCCATGGACGGTTGGCGTGTGGATGGGACGGAGCCGGTTGTGCCAGGTACGGTGATGACGCTGAGTGTGATTCTTCCAGGGAAATCCTCAACCGTCTTCGTGGAGCAGGCCACGGTGCGCTGGTCGCGAGGACGGGAGTTCGGTATCCAAGTCTCTTCGATTCGGGAAGACGAACAGGCCAGGTTGGCGGATTTCGTGCGCGCGCTCGTGTAG
- a CDS encoding zf-HC2 domain-containing protein has product MASQVRTQPGTRKPVHAGHRKGHCLKILERLSAYLDDELAKDVCQEIRSHLGHCPNCEVFLDSLRQTVRLCQNRPAPTLSSQSRSTLRRQILKAAASA; this is encoded by the coding sequence ATGGCTTCACAAGTTCGCACCCAGCCAGGAACCCGCAAACCCGTCCATGCCGGTCACAGGAAAGGCCACTGCCTCAAGATCCTGGAACGGCTGTCGGCATACCTGGATGATGAACTCGCGAAGGACGTCTGCCAGGAAATCCGCTCCCATCTGGGCCACTGTCCGAACTGTGAAGTCTTCCTCGATTCGCTCCGCCAGACCGTCCGTCTCTGTCAGAACCGCCCGGCACCGACCCTCTCCTCCCAAAGCCGCTCGACCCTGCGACGCCAAATACTCAAGGCGGCGGCCTCAGCCTGA
- a CDS encoding class I SAM-dependent methyltransferase, translating into MYATVIFPRLMDWALSQEFFLSARQELLAQTAGSVLEIGFGTGLNIPHYPHTVTRVTAVDPVPLLPRRVTNRIGRASVPVSLVYADAEQLPFASEHFDCVVCTFTLCTIPDPISALREVERVLKPEGRFYFLEHGRSDLPSVARWQDRLNPIQNVIGCGCNLNRPIDRLVTQAGLSVEQLSRSLVPDAPRILGELYRGTARRTRT; encoded by the coding sequence ATGTACGCCACCGTCATCTTCCCTCGTCTCATGGATTGGGCGTTGAGCCAGGAGTTCTTCCTCAGCGCCCGGCAGGAATTGCTTGCTCAGACCGCGGGCTCGGTCCTCGAAATCGGATTCGGCACCGGCCTGAACATCCCGCACTATCCCCATACCGTCACGAGGGTCACAGCCGTAGACCCCGTGCCCCTGTTGCCCCGGCGAGTGACCAACCGTATCGGACGCGCATCGGTCCCCGTCTCCTTGGTCTATGCCGATGCCGAGCAATTGCCCTTTGCATCGGAACACTTCGATTGCGTGGTCTGCACCTTCACCCTCTGTACGATTCCCGACCCGATATCGGCCCTCCGGGAAGTTGAACGGGTGCTGAAGCCTGAGGGGCGGTTTTACTTTCTCGAGCATGGGCGCAGCGACCTACCGTCCGTAGCGCGGTGGCAGGACCGGCTGAATCCAATCCAAAATGTCATCGGCTGCGGCTGCAATCTCAATCGGCCGATCGATCGGTTGGTGACGCAGGCGGGTTTGTCGGTGGAGCAGCTGAGCAGGAGCCTCGTACCCGATGCGCCAAGAATTCTGGGTGAACTCTATCGGGGGACCGCCCGTCGCACGAGAACCTGA
- a CDS encoding RNA polymerase sigma factor, translating into MASPAKNRPDRSSIQSPAPDSRSFDQIYRDNVDLIYRFAHRLCGETEAAKDLVQETFLNAYRGFQDFRGEAQISTWLYAIASHACMRMRRKRKGEPERELSLEEFIPTSEGEFKLQIPMDGMSPQEALENKELRRMLDHAIAKLPKKYRMVLVLRDMEGLSAKEVGSIMGLNERAVKSRLHRARLFVRKELSARGLTGDIRQNDHTIPD; encoded by the coding sequence ATGGCCTCCCCTGCCAAGAACAGGCCCGATCGTTCCAGTATCCAATCACCCGCGCCGGACTCCCGCTCGTTCGATCAGATTTACCGAGACAACGTCGATTTGATTTATCGATTCGCGCACCGGTTGTGCGGCGAAACCGAAGCGGCGAAGGATCTCGTCCAAGAGACATTCCTCAACGCGTACCGTGGGTTCCAGGATTTTCGTGGTGAGGCTCAAATTTCCACATGGCTCTATGCCATTGCCTCCCACGCTTGCATGCGCATGCGCCGCAAACGGAAGGGCGAGCCCGAACGGGAACTCTCACTGGAAGAGTTCATCCCGACGTCGGAGGGCGAGTTCAAGCTGCAGATTCCCATGGACGGCATGAGCCCGCAGGAGGCGCTGGAGAATAAAGAGCTTCGGCGCATGTTGGACCATGCCATCGCCAAACTCCCGAAAAAATATCGCATGGTGCTCGTGCTGCGCGACATGGAAGGGCTCAGCGCCAAGGAGGTCGGCAGCATCATGGGACTGAACGAGCGGGCCGTCAAATCGCGCCTTCATCGCGCCCGGTTGTTCGTCCGTAAAGAGTTGAGCGCCAGAGGACTGACCGGCGACATCCGGCAGAACGACCACACAATTCCGGATTGA
- a CDS encoding PilZ domain-containing protein: protein MAKQYKARSHSRVPVSCFLYYLGDGLVGTGKVCDLSVKGWRIEGDKPVTIGMKLTLRVFLPDQPKAIDIDGAMVQWVKDRVFGLEIVRMSASAETRIHKFVESMLNPPGSSRVA, encoded by the coding sequence ATGGCCAAACAGTACAAAGCCCGCTCCCATTCCCGCGTTCCCGTCAGCTGCTTCCTCTACTACCTCGGAGATGGGCTCGTCGGCACAGGCAAAGTGTGTGATCTGTCCGTGAAGGGCTGGCGGATCGAGGGTGACAAGCCGGTTACCATCGGCATGAAGCTGACCCTTCGAGTGTTTCTCCCGGATCAACCCAAGGCGATCGATATCGACGGCGCCATGGTGCAGTGGGTAAAGGACCGTGTATTCGGATTGGAAATTGTCCGGATGAGTGCCTCGGCTGAAACCCGCATCCACAAGTTTGTCGAGTCCATGCTGAACCCTCCCGGTTCTTCCCGCGTCGCCTGA
- the leuS gene encoding leucine--tRNA ligase — translation MSKTYDHLAVEAKWQAYWEQHRPFRATQDPAKPKFYCLDMFPYPSGSGLHVGHLEGYSATDIVSRYKRMRGFNVLHPMGWDAFGLPAEQYAVKTGVHPATTTAQNIATFKRQMKRAGLSYDWERELSTTDPDYYRWTQWIFLKLFERGLAYVAEVPVNWCPALGTVLANEEIVDGKSEVGGFDVIRKPMRQWVLKITAYAERLLDDLSLVEWPASTLEMQKNWIGRSIGAEVDFALADVRGNLRVFTTRPDTLFGATYMVLAPEHPLVDIVTSEGQRVVVAEYRAAAARKSDLQRQELDKEKTGVFTGGYAINPVTGERLPVWIADYVLMSYGTGAIMAVPAHDERDWAFAKQYGLPIREVIEGGDVQHAAFIDTDRGKVVNSTTADGAFSIDGLLPAEAIPKMTTWLEGKGKGKKTINYKLRDWLFARQRYWGEPFPVIWVDGEARPLPEEQLPLTLPETKNFKPSGTGESPLANLEDWLQATDPASGKPARRETNTMPQWAGSCWYYLRFIDPKNQNSLVDPEKERYWMPVDLYIGGSEHAVLHLLYSRFWHKVLFDVGVVSTPEPFKKLVHQGIVLGEDNQKMSKSRGNVVNPDEMIDAFGADAVRLYEMFMGPLESMKPWSTRGVEGITRFLDRVWRLIVGENGEVSPAVTTAEPAMEHRRLLHQTIKKVTEDLESLRFNTAISQMMVYTNEMTKLEQRSRALLEPFLLLLSPFAPHLSEELWERLGLPPLAGQQPWPAFDPALVVNDRMTIPVQVNGRLRGKLEVETGTERDEIERLARADITEWLQGKEPKKVIYVEKKLINFVI, via the coding sequence ATGAGCAAAACCTACGATCACCTGGCCGTTGAGGCCAAATGGCAGGCTTACTGGGAGCAGCACCGGCCCTTCCGCGCGACACAGGATCCGGCAAAGCCGAAGTTCTATTGCCTCGACATGTTCCCCTATCCCTCCGGGTCCGGTTTGCACGTCGGACATCTGGAAGGCTACAGCGCGACCGACATCGTCTCCCGCTATAAACGGATGCGTGGGTTCAATGTGCTGCATCCGATGGGTTGGGACGCCTTCGGGTTGCCAGCCGAACAGTATGCGGTGAAGACGGGTGTCCATCCCGCGACGACGACGGCGCAAAACATTGCGACGTTCAAACGCCAGATGAAACGTGCCGGCCTCTCCTATGACTGGGAGCGGGAGCTCAGCACCACGGACCCCGACTATTATCGTTGGACCCAATGGATTTTCTTGAAATTGTTCGAGCGTGGGTTGGCCTATGTGGCCGAGGTGCCGGTCAATTGGTGTCCGGCGCTCGGGACCGTACTGGCCAACGAGGAGATCGTCGATGGCAAGAGCGAGGTCGGCGGGTTCGATGTGATCCGCAAACCGATGCGGCAATGGGTGCTGAAGATCACCGCCTATGCCGAGCGGTTGCTCGACGACCTGTCGCTGGTGGAGTGGCCTGCCAGCACGCTCGAAATGCAGAAGAACTGGATCGGCCGCTCGATCGGGGCTGAGGTGGATTTTGCGCTGGCCGACGTCCGCGGCAATCTCCGCGTGTTTACGACGCGACCCGACACCTTGTTCGGTGCCACCTACATGGTACTGGCGCCTGAGCATCCGCTGGTCGACATCGTCACGTCCGAGGGGCAGCGGGTCGTAGTCGCCGAGTACCGGGCGGCGGCGGCGCGCAAGAGCGACTTGCAACGACAGGAATTGGACAAGGAAAAGACCGGTGTGTTCACTGGGGGGTATGCCATCAACCCGGTGACCGGCGAGCGTCTTCCGGTCTGGATTGCCGACTACGTGCTGATGAGCTATGGCACGGGCGCCATTATGGCGGTGCCCGCCCATGACGAGCGCGACTGGGCATTTGCGAAGCAATACGGGTTGCCCATTCGAGAGGTCATCGAGGGTGGGGACGTGCAGCACGCGGCCTTCATCGACACGGATCGAGGCAAGGTCGTGAACAGTACGACGGCCGACGGGGCCTTCTCCATCGATGGACTCCTGCCCGCCGAGGCAATTCCCAAGATGACCACTTGGCTCGAAGGGAAGGGCAAGGGCAAAAAAACCATCAACTACAAGCTTCGCGACTGGCTGTTTGCCCGCCAGCGCTACTGGGGCGAGCCTTTTCCCGTTATCTGGGTCGATGGCGAGGCACGTCCGCTGCCTGAGGAGCAGTTGCCGCTGACCCTCCCGGAAACGAAGAATTTCAAGCCGTCCGGAACCGGCGAGAGCCCGTTGGCCAACCTCGAGGATTGGCTGCAGGCAACTGATCCGGCCTCGGGTAAGCCCGCCCGCCGCGAGACCAACACAATGCCACAGTGGGCCGGCTCCTGTTGGTACTACCTCCGGTTCATCGACCCCAAGAATCAAAACAGTCTGGTCGATCCCGAGAAGGAACGGTACTGGATGCCGGTCGATCTCTACATCGGCGGGAGCGAGCATGCGGTGCTGCACCTGCTGTATAGCCGGTTCTGGCATAAGGTCCTGTTCGATGTCGGGGTCGTATCCACGCCGGAGCCGTTCAAGAAGTTGGTGCATCAGGGTATCGTGCTGGGAGAAGACAACCAGAAGATGTCCAAGTCCCGCGGCAATGTCGTGAATCCTGATGAAATGATCGATGCCTTCGGTGCTGACGCGGTGCGACTCTATGAAATGTTCATGGGGCCGCTGGAGTCGATGAAGCCTTGGAGTACTCGGGGTGTCGAGGGAATCACGCGGTTTCTGGATCGGGTTTGGCGACTCATCGTGGGCGAAAACGGCGAAGTGAGTCCGGCGGTTACGACGGCCGAGCCGGCCATGGAGCATCGTCGGCTCCTGCACCAAACCATTAAGAAGGTGACGGAGGATCTCGAGTCGCTTCGCTTCAATACCGCCATTTCGCAAATGATGGTCTACACCAACGAGATGACCAAGTTGGAGCAGCGGTCGCGCGCCTTGCTGGAGCCGTTTCTCCTGCTGCTCTCGCCCTTTGCTCCGCATCTGAGCGAGGAGTTGTGGGAACGGCTGGGATTGCCGCCGTTGGCCGGCCAGCAGCCCTGGCCGGCGTTCGATCCCGCGCTCGTGGTGAACGATCGCATGACGATTCCGGTTCAAGTGAACGGCAGGCTTCGGGGGAAGTTGGAAGTGGAGACCGGGACCGAGCGTGACGAGATCGAGCGGCTCGCACGGGCCGATATTACGGAATGGCTTCAGGGCAAAGAGCCGAAGAAGGTCATCTACGTCGAAAAGAAATTGATCAACTTCGTGATTTAG
- the pyrF gene encoding orotidine-5'-phosphate decarboxylase — protein sequence MTRIDARDRLMLALDVPSAAEAEQLVARLGDHLRFVKVGLELYTVAGPDIVQKLVRMGKRVFLDLKFLDIEETVRRATARVASMGVTFLTVHANRKALIAAVQGRGQSDLKLLAVTVLTNFDGQDLRDMGIQRTVQDLVTARASLAAEVGCDGVVASGEEPQAIRAKVGQDLIIVTPGVRPAGKGTDDHARATTPTQTIASGADYLVIGRPIRDAQDPQAAMNAILEEMQAAFDARSIPAIGRES from the coding sequence ATGACGAGAATTGACGCGAGGGATCGCCTGATGTTGGCCTTGGATGTGCCGTCTGCGGCCGAGGCGGAGCAGTTGGTCGCGCGTCTCGGCGATCATCTGCGCTTTGTGAAAGTGGGATTGGAACTGTATACGGTGGCGGGGCCTGACATCGTGCAGAAGCTCGTTCGGATGGGAAAGCGGGTCTTCCTCGACCTAAAGTTCCTCGACATCGAAGAGACGGTCCGGCGCGCAACAGCCCGCGTCGCCTCCATGGGTGTGACATTTCTCACGGTGCATGCCAATCGGAAGGCCCTGATCGCGGCGGTTCAAGGACGTGGCCAGTCGGATCTCAAGTTGTTGGCAGTGACCGTGCTGACGAATTTTGATGGCCAGGATCTTCGGGATATGGGGATCCAGCGCACGGTTCAGGACCTGGTCACGGCACGGGCATCCCTGGCGGCCGAAGTAGGATGCGACGGGGTGGTTGCCTCCGGAGAGGAACCTCAAGCCATCCGCGCCAAGGTCGGCCAGGATTTGATCATCGTCACTCCGGGGGTCCGCCCGGCCGGCAAGGGTACTGACGACCATGCACGGGCAACTACGCCCACCCAGACCATCGCGTCGGGGGCGGATTATTTGGTGATCGGTCGGCCGATTCGGGATGCCCAGGATCCGCAGGCCGCCATGAACGCGATTTTGGAGGAGATGCAGGCCGCCTTCGATGCCAGGAGCATTCCGGCCATCGGTCGCGAATCGTGA
- the holA gene encoding DNA polymerase III subunit delta — protein MGQTLASLELPQALGRAGLAPIYAVVGEEDYLRDRAVAALRNAVLGDETPTGFNDDVFHGDESAVEDVLACAAEIPVFATRRVVVFKTLDKLAAREGEKLLPYLAEPNETTTLVLVATKFDGRLKWTQALTKHAVVVDCAPLREAQVAGWIKQEAGTVGVRLDDEATQLLKEVAGESLYGVRRELEKLAAYVPADRAAQAADVELLRGTEAGASVFDLTAAIGARDHGRALRILARNVENGEAPLRILGALVWQYRRLWKVKDQLAASGRDGDAARTLRMDPARVRTFLGQFSDGHMVQAFQWFMETDGRLKGGSGSSPVRVMEGLLLQLCSRPAPQQITPGTGRTTPPAQRPAGARPLSNVRTITRGKQPGR, from the coding sequence ATGGGACAGACCCTCGCCAGCTTGGAATTGCCTCAGGCCCTCGGTCGGGCAGGCCTTGCGCCGATCTATGCCGTGGTCGGCGAAGAGGACTACCTTCGCGATCGCGCGGTGGCGGCCTTACGAAACGCGGTGCTCGGCGATGAGACTCCGACCGGATTCAATGATGACGTGTTCCACGGCGACGAATCGGCGGTTGAGGACGTGTTGGCCTGCGCGGCGGAGATTCCGGTTTTTGCGACGCGACGCGTGGTCGTGTTCAAGACTCTCGACAAACTGGCGGCGCGTGAGGGCGAGAAACTCCTACCCTATCTCGCCGAGCCGAACGAGACCACGACCCTGGTGTTGGTCGCGACGAAATTCGACGGGCGGCTCAAGTGGACGCAGGCATTGACGAAGCATGCGGTCGTCGTGGATTGCGCTCCGTTGCGCGAGGCGCAGGTTGCCGGATGGATCAAGCAGGAAGCCGGTACGGTGGGCGTGCGCCTGGACGATGAGGCGACGCAGTTGTTGAAGGAAGTGGCCGGTGAGTCACTCTACGGGGTGCGCCGAGAACTGGAAAAACTCGCTGCCTACGTGCCTGCTGATCGAGCGGCGCAGGCGGCGGACGTGGAATTGTTGCGGGGGACGGAGGCTGGCGCGTCGGTTTTTGACCTCACGGCTGCCATTGGCGCTCGGGACCATGGCCGCGCGCTTCGAATTCTGGCGAGGAATGTCGAAAACGGGGAGGCGCCCCTTCGTATCCTGGGAGCCTTGGTTTGGCAATATCGCCGGCTTTGGAAGGTGAAAGATCAGCTGGCGGCCAGCGGACGCGATGGTGACGCCGCACGGACGCTGCGGATGGATCCGGCCCGCGTGCGGACGTTTCTCGGGCAGTTTTCAGACGGTCATATGGTGCAGGCGTTTCAGTGGTTCATGGAAACGGATGGACGACTGAAGGGAGGAAGCGGGAGCTCGCCGGTGCGCGTCATGGAAGGTCTGCTCTTGCAGCTCTGCAGTCGGCCAGCCCCTCAACAGATCACGCCGGGGACTGGACGGACCACACCGCCGGCTCAGAGGCCTGCGGGAGCTCGACCCCTGTCGAACGTTCGTACGATTACGCGTGGGAAGCAGCCAGGGCGTTGA
- a CDS encoding cytochrome c: protein MAPSHPQRTSHTAPARPRSFDRAFVLLLVLGSATGLMLTAHADDLQRGQSLYQERCADCHGPEGKGDGAKAPFLSPRPGNLVSAATSAKSDKELLKIIANGKPHTAMPSWDGTLSAEDQEAVLRYIRSLVRFSRPQTPSPPTP from the coding sequence ATGGCTCCCAGCCATCCCCAGCGAACTTCGCATACGGCTCCAGCCCGACCACGTTCCTTTGATCGCGCATTTGTGCTGCTGCTGGTCTTGGGATCAGCGACGGGTCTGATGCTGACCGCCCACGCGGATGACCTCCAGCGCGGACAAAGCCTTTACCAAGAACGTTGCGCCGACTGTCACGGGCCGGAAGGCAAGGGCGACGGAGCCAAGGCTCCCTTTCTCTCCCCCAGGCCGGGGAATCTCGTATCCGCTGCCACCTCCGCCAAGTCCGACAAGGAATTGCTGAAGATCATCGCCAACGGGAAGCCCCACACAGCCATGCCCTCCTGGGATGGAACGCTCTCAGCCGAAGACCAGGAAGCCGTGCTTCGTTATATCCGCTCGCTCGTGCGATTCAGCCGGCCTCAGACCCCTTCTCCCCCGACCCCCTGA
- the rpsT gene encoding 30S ribosomal protein S20 — translation MPVVHKSTIRRARQSERRRLRNRATLSSVRSVIRKVTEAIADKKVDEAKASLRAATAALSKAVTKGVLKRNTASRRVSRLTQRVNALAASHA, via the coding sequence ATGCCTGTAGTGCACAAATCCACGATCCGCCGGGCCCGCCAGTCCGAACGCCGTCGCCTCCGTAACCGGGCGACGTTGAGCTCCGTCCGCAGCGTCATCCGCAAGGTCACCGAGGCCATCGCGGACAAGAAGGTCGATGAGGCGAAAGCTTCGTTGCGCGCCGCGACGGCAGCCCTGAGCAAAGCCGTTACCAAGGGTGTCTTGAAGCGGAACACGGCGTCCCGCCGCGTCTCGCGTCTCACCCAGCGTGTCAACGCCCTGGCTGCTTCCCACGCGTAA